Below is a window of Zymoseptoria tritici IPO323 chromosome 9, whole genome shotgun sequence DNA.
TTCGGGAGGTTTTCGATGTTTGCCGTCGTCTGCCTGGAGTTGTTTTCAGAGACCATGGTGTCGATATCCAGATCGTATTTAGTATCATCGACACTCGCGAAGTCACGGATGTGCAGCGTACCAAAGAGGTGTGGTCTGGCCTGTCTTGCTATCGGCCTGTCCGAACACGATAGAGGTCCAATCGGCACTGCCGACGCCGCCTCTCCATCGGCGGGCGCGACATATCTCACCAAGGATGGACATACGGGATGAAGGCAGCGATAGGCGACGACATCTCTATCTTGATAGAGGGGAAGAGGACGTGGGCCGAGCGGGCAAGGGGGCGCAGTTCTATCATTGGCTCTGCGGAGGTTCGCGCTAGTAAATGTCCTCTGACCAGGCGGGCACTTGTCCGCTCCCCCTGTGAACCAATACCGACCTCAACGATGATGAGGCGTTCACCAAACATCCATGCTACGGGTCCATTGTACCTCGGATGTCGTCCGTTATGCGGATTCTGTTCCGATGTAAGCTTCTCTTCCAAGCGCAGATTCACCGCTGGAAGATAAGGCAATTCTGCCTCGATCTGGTAAAGCGATGCACGAACTGGACACGCCCTGCTGAAGACTAAAAGCGCCATTGCATCGGCCAGACCGACCTCACTTTGCCAAGCTGGCACTTGAGAAGCCACGAGGCTGCTTGCCCGTTGACCTTCGAGGACTGCTAATCTATTGTACCATGCTGACTCTGATCATTTTTGCGGCATCGCTGGCGGCGGCTTTTTACCAGTTCATCGTCCAGCCGCTGTACCTGGACAGACTGAGCAAGATCCCGGGACCCAAACTATACGCCCTGACTAAATGGCGACTGGCCCTCGAGGAatggcgaggcgctcgaacCCGGACTATCGACGCTCTACACAATCAGTACGGACCTGTGATCCGCATAGGACCGAATGAGATCCATTGCAACAGCTTGGCAGCTCTGCGAACCATCTACGGAGCCGGCAGTGGATATGGACGGACTTCTTTCTATCGGATGTTCGATGCCTATGGAAAGCAGAATCTCTTCACTTTCTACTCGAACAAGGCGCACGGAGACCGCAAGAAGTTGGTCGCCAATGCTTACTCCAAGTCTGTCATTCTCAAAGGGCCCACGGCCAGCTTGGTGCGGGAGAAGGTCTCGCAGTACATGTCTCTGATCGAAGAGGGCGGTACTAAGCCTCATGAGATCTTCAGCAGTCTCCACTACTACTCCATTGATAGCATTACGCACTTCCTCTATGGTTCCAAGTTTGGGGGGACATCAGCTTTGACAGGGAGTACAGCGGACCGCAAACTTCTCCAGGACATTCTCGATCCTACTCGTCGCCGCTTGAGCTGGTTCGCTGTCCACCTGCCCGCTCTGACTAAGTGGCTATATACACGGACCGGGTCCATGGAGAGGCTCGTGAAGCCGCTGCTACCTATGCAAAAACCTGCCACGTACAGCGGCATCCGGAAACATGCGCTGGACGCATACTGGGGATTTGAGAAAGCAGCTACCGCGGAGCCTTCGGCCACTCTTGCGGACCCAACGATCATCACGCAGCTCTGGAAGTCACACGAGAGGGTCAAAGCATCTGGTGCAGGTGCTTTAGACTCGCTCGACATCGCCTCCGAGTGTGCAGATCATCTACTCGCTGGCATCGACACCACCGCTGATTCTCTGATGTTTCTTGTATGGGCAGTCTCAAGGCCACAGCATGAAGCACTTCAGCGTCGCTTGATCGACGAACTTCGATCGCTGCCAGAAGACGAGCTGGAAGACGGCGTGCCCAAGCTAGAGACCCTCGATACGTTGCCGGTCTTGAACGCGGTCATCAAGGAGACTCTACGGCTTTATTCTCCACTGCCTGCTTCAGAACCTCGCTCGCTGGGTGTGGATCGTACTGTAGACGGCTACGATATCCCAGCCGGAACGACCATCAGCATGTCACCATACTCGCTGCATCGCAACGAGGAGGTGTTCAAAGATCCATTGACATTCAACCCTGATCGCTGGTTGAACAGCTCGCTTGAGGAAGTGGCCGAGATGAATCGCTGGTTCTGGGCATTTTCGTCGGGCGGGAGGATGTGCATTGGACTGCAGTAAGTTCGGTCTTGGGGCAGGCGGAAATTTCATGAGCCTTGCTAACACACCTCCCAGCCTCGCCATGGCTGAAATGACAGCTTTGGTGGCTGCTGTGTATCGCGAGTACACGACTTCGATCGCACCAGGTTTTGAGAACAAGACTCCTGCGATCACGTCGAGGTTCGAGATGTTCTATGATGTGACGGTGCCGGAGATTGCGGAGCATGAGTGCATGATTACGTTCGAGCGGCATTGATTGAAGCCCTCGCTGGTCGAGGAAGTATACGCTACTTGTAGAAGCTCGCGTTATGTCCATGCGGTGCTGAATTGTTTGTGAACTGTTCCACATCTCGTCATTCATACCACGACACGACGATCCATTCAAGTCGCATGATTTGTTGAGAGCCTCATTCGAGGCGGAGTCGGCCCCACTTCGTCAGATCGGATCAGATCTCTTGTCGATTGCTTGAGTGGAGCTATTCAAGCTCGTCGAGGCGATCATCTCGACAAAAACTGCAACAGACGACAGACGAAATTCCTTCGTCGCTAGGTACCCAGCCACCAATGTGTGTAAAGGACAACGGAACGGTCATATCCACCGACTCCCGCCGTGCCGGAGTAATGGCACATTCGAAAACCCGGGGCCAATCCGTTCACGGCAGATCGATGACGCTACCGTGTCAATATTTGGACCAGCATCACTGGCATTGGGCCATCACTTCGCCCACATCGCATCCCTCCTCCATCAAATGGAGTGATGATACCTTAGTGAGCGTTTCTTTTCGCGCCGACATCCGATCCGGTGGAATTGTGCCGTCTCAGCGCTACCAAAAAAGTTAACGTCACGATagtccatctcctcttccagaCTCATCCGCTTCCTCTCTTTGTTTTCCCACCACCGACAGCCTTCGCCCAGCGAGTCTCGTTTTATTGTTTGTTTTCTGGTCGTTATGCGCGCGTACATTGACTTGTAGTAATACACCCcgacctcgtcctcgaccATCTCGCACTTTCCGAGCCATTGGGCCAAGTCCGGAATTCCCCCGCCTCATCAACATTGGACCTCATCTCGAAACACCCCACCAGCATGACCCTCACCGACAGCGCGGCGGCGCTCGTCAGCTACGCCAGTTCCTTCGcgttccctcctctcctctcgctcTCCCGCGgcgccatcctctccctcctccgcaacaTCCAGGTCGGCTCTCTCCAAGTGACCGACTCCGATGGCAGCATCACGATCTGCGGAACGCCTCGCCGTGCCGGCGAGGTTGAAGACGAGAAGACTGTATATACAATCCCACACGCTGAGCTGAAAGTCACGAACGACCTCTTCTGGGTGCGACTGGCTCTCCTCGCCGACATGGGTTTCGCCGAGTCCTACATGCTGGGCGAAGTGAGCTGTCCCGACTTGACGGCTTTCTTCAAACTGTTCATCGTCAACAAAGCCCACCTCTCCAATGGCACGACCTTTTCCTCCAACCTGGCCGGCCGCCTGTCTGCGATCATCCGCAAGACCAACACCCTCACCAATGCCCGCCTGCACATCTCCGCGCACTACGATATCTCGAATGACATGTTCGCCGCATTCCTCTCCCCGGACATGACCTACAGCTGTCCCGTCTGGCTACCACGATCCGATCCACAGTCAACGCAAGAGACGCTCGAGGATGCACAATACCGCAAGCTCACTCGCTTCATCACCAATGCGAAGATCAAGTCCAGCGACCACGTTCTTGAGATCGGCACAGGCTGGGGCAGCTTCGCGATCCTAGCATCCCAAAAGACCGGCTGCCGTGTGACATCTCTCACCCTCAGCTCCGAACAAAAAGACCTCGCCGAAGCCCGCATTCGTGAAGCAGGTCTCTCCGACAAAATTACCGTCCTCCTCTGCGACTACCGCAGCCTT
It encodes the following:
- the CYP-1 gene encoding putative P450 monooxygenase (P450 with unknown function. This model is located close to a dimethylallyl pyrophosphate isomerase. Multiple seq alignment and NJ analysis clustered this model with gi 83768858 (a p450 in a PKS cluster in A. oryzae) and the model ESTEXT_FGENESH2_PG.C_30483. The closest match among characterized p450 was cypX, (A. ...), with translation MLTLIIFAASLAAAFYQFIVQPLYLDRLSKIPGPKLYALTKWRLALEEWRGARTRTIDALHNQYGPVIRIGPNEIHCNSLAALRTIYGAGSGYGRTSFYRMFDAYGKQNLFTFYSNKAHGDRKKLVANAYSKSVILKGPTASLVREKVSQYMSLIEEGGTKPHEIFSSLHYYSIDSITHFLYGSKFGGTSALTGSTADRKLLQDILDPTRRRLSWFAVHLPALTKWLYTRTGSMERLVKPLLPMQKPATYSGIRKHALDAYWGFEKAATAEPSATLADPTIITQLWKSHERVKASGAGALDSLDIASECADHLLAGIDTTADSLMFLVWAVSRPQHEALQRRLIDELRSLPEDELEDGVPKLETLDTLPVLNAVIKETLRLYSPLPASEPRSLGVDRTVDGYDIPAGTTISMSPYSLHRNEEVFKDPLTFNPDRWLNSSLEEVAEMNRWFWAFSSGGRMCIGLHLAMAEMTALVAAVYREYTTSIAPGFENKTPAITSRFEMFYDVTVPEIAEHECMITFERH